CCTCGACGTCGGCGGCCGGATCCGCCGGTGCTGCTCCTTCGATGGCGAGGAACCGGTGCAGTGAGCGGACCGCCACCAAGGAGCGCTTCACCGACGAGGGCGCGCGGCCATGCGCCTTCTGGAAGCCGACGTACCCGGTCACATCGGCTTCGGTGACCTCGGCCAAGGCCCGCTGCTGGCGTGCGAGCCACGTCCAGTAGGCCACCAGATCGCGCCGGTACGCGGCCAAGGTGTTGGCGGACCGGCCCCGCTCGACGCGCAGCCAGGTCAGGTACTCCTCGACTTCGAGCGGCAGCGCAACCCGGGGGCGACCAGGTCCAGGCATCGGTGGTCACGACCCCCCACCCGCGTGCCCACCGTCGCCACGGTGGACGTCCGCGACCACGGTGCGGGCCGCGAGGAGGCCGATGATCGACTTGGCGTCACAGATGCGACCGTCGGCGATCATGGCCGGCACCTCGTCGAGGACCACCCGCTCGATCGTCATGTGCTCCTCTTCGATCCCCTGCGCCTCGCTGGGGACCTCCTCGAGCTCGGTCGCGAGGAAGACGTGGGAGTACTCGTCGGAAAAGCCCGGCGAGTTGTAGAACTCGGCCAGCTTCACCAGCCGACCCGCGCGCAGGCCCACTTCCTCGGCCAATTCGCGCTGCGCCGTGATTTGCGCCGGCTCGCCCGCCACGTCGCGCTTGCCAGCCGGGATCTCCAGCAGGTCGCCGTCGATGGCAACGCGGTATTGGCGGACCATCGTGACGGTGCCGTCTTGGTGGAGCGGAACGACCGACACGGCGCCAGGGTGGCGCACGACGTCTCGATCGAACCGCTCGCCAGCCGGACCTTCGACGCCCACTTGCACGAGCGAGATCACGTGCCCCCGGTGCAGTTCGGTCTCCTCGGACCAGCGGAAGCCGGCCATGGTCAGGCGACCGACGCGTCGATTGCGCCGTCGCCCGCGCGGCTCGCCGCCGCGCCAGGGTCGGCTGCCCCGGTTGTGGGCGAGCCGGCCGTTGCGGAAGCCGCGGGGGCTGCACCTGCCCCCTCGGACTCGGCGCTCTCCGACCGGGCGTGGTCCCCCATCTCGAAGAGGTGCGGGTGGCGGCCCTCGGCCCTGCGCAAGGCGGCCGCGACCAGCTCGCGAAACAGCGGGGCCGGACGCAACGGGCGGCTCTTCAGCTCCGGGTGTGCCTGCGTGGCCACCCAATACGGGTGGCCGGTGAGCTCGATGAACTCCACGAGACGGCCGTCGGGTGACATGCCCGAGCAGCGCAGCCCTGCGGCCTCGAACGCATCGCGGTACGAGAGGTTGACCTCCCAGCGGTGGCGGTGCCGCTCGTGGACGACCTCGCTGCCGTACACACCAGCCACGATCGAACCGGGCGTGAGGTGGGCCTCATAGGACCCGAGCCGCATCGTGCCGCCCTTGTCGGTGACCGCGCGCTGCGATTCCATCAGGTCGATGACGGGATGCGGCGTCTGGGGATCCATCTCCGTGGAATGGGCACCGGCGAGACCGAGCACGTTGCGGGCGAAATCGACTGTCATGGCGTGCAACCCGAGGCACAGCCCGAGGCACGGGAT
The sequence above is a segment of the Acidimicrobiales bacterium genome. Coding sequences within it:
- a CDS encoding NUDIX hydrolase; translation: MAGFRWSEETELHRGHVISLVQVGVEGPAGERFDRDVVRHPGAVSVVPLHQDGTVTMVRQYRVAIDGDLLEIPAGKRDVAGEPAQITAQRELAEEVGLRAGRLVKLAEFYNSPGFSDEYSHVFLATELEEVPSEAQGIEEEHMTIERVVLDEVPAMIADGRICDAKSIIGLLAARTVVADVHRGDGGHAGGGS